The Microcaecilia unicolor chromosome 6, aMicUni1.1, whole genome shotgun sequence genome includes a window with the following:
- the LOC115473221 gene encoding T-cell antigen CD7-like has product MCPVYPLLSLLAVLLCVSYNCDAQERISVQQLPHTVSVREGSSLNITCSFTTGESPLGVFFKRRFNKNIAYISKEGRVSIERDYVERIKVSGAMNNFMVTLYHLRGNDTDLYLCEGSVPNPSALPLTGTGTLVIVTGKYPVQNTILSPVTVLDPSLFDTVIALSVLLLILTLCIATYLFGKLKKSWVSRQQTQCLQNTVYEGVRMFQNYR; this is encoded by the exons ATGTGTCCAGTTTATCCATTGCTTTCACTACTTGCTGTCCTCCTGTGTGTATCCTACAATTGCG ATGCACAAGAAAGGATCTCGGTCCAGCAGTTACCACACACAGTCTCAGTTCGAGAAGGAAGCTCACTCAATATAACCTGCTCCTTTACTACTGGAGAGTCTCCACTAGGCGTCTTTTTCAAAAGACGCTTTAACAAGAACATTGCCTACATTTCAAAAGAGGGACGAGTGTCCATAGAAAGAGACTATGTTGAGCGCATCAAGGTTTCTGGAGCAATGAATAACTTCATGGTAACACTGTATCACCTGAGAGGGAATGACACAGACCTGTACCTGTGTGAGGGCAGCGTGCCGAACCCTTCAGCTCTGCCTCTAACTGGGACAGGCACCCTGGTGATTGTAACAG GAAAATATCCAGTTCAGAACACTATCCTGTCTCCGGTAACTGTGCTGGATCCCAGTCTATTTGACACCGTCATTGCCTTATCAGTCCTTCTTCTGATTCTGACACTCTGCATTGCAACCTACCTCTTCGGAAAA CTAAAGAAGAGCTGGGTCTCCCGGCAGCAAACACAGTGCCTGCAGAACACTGTCTATGAGGGCGTCCGAATGTTTCAGAACTACAGATAG
- the LOC115472260 gene encoding T-cell antigen CD7-like: MFFVVMSLTQSCSLLLFLLGFLSPIESKGAEINQSPNKIIVQKGGSVQITCSFTFEGRPVGVYLRRRLTESIIYIQNNGDKRFDRNHTEVSGIVNNFTVTLHQLQENDSDLYLCDGSIYTSVVQRIQGRGTLVIVTESKGAEINQSPNKIIVQKGGSVQITCSFTFEGRPVGVYLRRRLTESIIYIQNNGDKRFDRNHTEVSGIVNNFTVTLHQLQENDSDLYLCDGSIYTSVVQRIQGRGTLVIVTDFQQEWKSYLLIMLGVIILFLIGFLIFHAESLRMDVKHCYKPKKKTNQNLVYEDMSYSLKRNTKSNPTYYLAS, from the exons ATGTTTTTTGTGGTGATGTCATTGACACAGAGCTGCTCATTACTTCTTTTCTTGCTGGGTTTCCTATCTCCCATAG AATCCAAAGGTGCAGAAATTAATCAATCCCCAAATAAGATAATTGTTCAGAAAGGAGGATCGGTTCAGATAACCTGTTCCTTCACTTTCGAAGGGCGGCCAGTGGGAGTGTATCTCAGAAGACGCTTGACTGAAAGTATCATCTATATTCAAAATAACGGCGATAAGCGTTTTGATAGAAATCACACTGAGGTCTCTGGAATTGTAAACAACTTCACAGTGACACTGCACCAGCTGCAGGAGAATGACAGTGATCTATATCTGTGCGATGGAAGCATTTATACATCCGTTGTTCAACGTATACAGGGACGCGGCACGCTGGTGATTGTAACAG AATCCAAAGGTGCAGAAATTAATCAATCCCCAAATAAGATAATTGTTCAGAAAGGAGGATCGGTTCAGATAACCTGTTCCTTCACTTTCGAAGGGCGGCCAGTGGGAGTGTATCTCAGAAGACGCTTGACTGAAAGTATCATCTATATTCAAAATAACGGCGATAAGCGTTTTGATAGAAATCACACTGAGGTCTCTGGAATTGTAAACAACTTCACAGTGACACTGCACCAGCTGCAGGAGAATGACAGTGATCTATATCTGTGCGATGGAAGCATTTATACATCCGTTGTTCAACGTATACAGGGACGCGGCACGCTGGTGATTGTAACAG ACTTTCAGCAAGAGTGGAAGTCCTACCTCCTCATTATGCTTGGCGTTATAATTCTCTTCCTGattggtttcttaattttccatgCAGAGAGCCTTCGAATGGAT GTCAAGCACTGTTACAAaccaaagaagaaaacaaatcaaaacctAGTATATGAAGATATGTCTTATAGCCTCAAACGTAACACTAAGTCTAACCCTACTTATTATCTGGCCAGCTAA